The stretch of DNA aatgacatacgagctcagtctcacaacgcattaagctcgtaagtcgaagtatgactgtactggaatacatttatatatgtgtatatatatatatatatatttggatatatatataatacttgttcatatatttatatacatataaacgcTAAAGAATTACTtcggacagatggacagacactgatcttattatagtaaagattgcacTGAATCGGTTACACCTCAGGAGAATATTCTTATTAATAATTGCAGATTGTGAAAGATTTATAAAGCCTAAGTTTATAAACGGAGTTAGAATTTAAACCAAATTCTAAATTGAAAGAAGTTCTTAAACTGGGTATCAAGTGATGAATAGtgtaatatttttctactgAAACTCTATAAAAGTACTCTTACAAATTGGGATGGCTGACAACTCTGGCAATATACTTAGAGTAACAAACTGTTTTGGCGCTAAACGCAAGTCACCCATTAACCAAACTAATTCCTTCATCATCAGAAGTTGCAGTTTAAAGAGGCAGGTAAAGGCAACAGTTTAACCAAAACtttatttgtataaaaacaactaaagcTTCAGCATAATGAACTTGATCATATAATATTTATCTTTTCCTTGATGGTGAGTTCAATGAAACTGAATTATGCAGATATAAGAAAAGAAATAGCAGGAACAATATTACTCTCTCAACCAAATTAGTGGACGTTGATACTTATTTGAGCTATGTGGATTTCACTATCCACTGTGAATGACCTATATATATAAGGGATATATCAATGCGCCACTCAATGTCAATTATAATTGGAACATTTAGCTGATGTCATATAGTCAAAGACGCAATAAGCTGGTGTAAAAGGAATGCCGTTACCGGAACCAACCGATGTATTTTCCTCTGAAGCCAGTATATCTTTACTTGCACTTCATGTGTTTGAGAGCCTCAGAATGAGATACTGTTTGGCACACCAAAGCTTACATCAAACTTAAGAAGTGACATCACCTGTAACATATGACATCATTGTTATACTATACAAGGGTAGAACCTCAATGTAGTTCCTAGTGTACACAAGAATCCTACATGTCATGCTTAGAATATAAAAGATGACTGGGGAGTGAGATAACTGAAATATCCAACAAACAGCAGCGATATGAGGAAGTGTATCCTAGTGTTTGTCCTTGACACTGCATCAGTTTCATTATTCAATACGTTGAGTATAAGTACACCCTTCACATATTTAATATCTTCCTATGACAGTACAACAGCTAACATTATTAAAAACGATTGAAATTGGTCAGTGAAAATGGTCTTTACCACAGAATCTTACTTGTGGCTATTCAGCTAGTACAGGTACTAATCAATAGTAAATATTAGATATAAACGACCAGGAATCGAATATCTTCAATCTTCACCATGCtgcttaattttttttatttctgaacACAGGGGTCATATAGACAATTCAAAtagataagttataagatagaGCAACTCTTGAACATTATCTCAATAGACATACTTTACTAGCGGCAGCCAACGGATATACTTATGCCATTTTATCCCAACGCAAATGCTTTGATAAAAGAGCTCCCTAATATTAATGATAGTTGTAGAATAGGTGTGGTGCGAAAATCTACAACTTTTATACAACAATAAATTTCACAAATTTTGATTTTCTTATAcactaattttaaatttcccTCTCTCAGTTTGCCTCTTTAGCAAATGTATGCTTAAATACAGCCAACCATATTTTTTACTACCTCCTGAGCAATACTTCGCAATATACAAGACGATTTCAAGGTTACATTGTTTGAGTTGGCTTATACTTGAGTAATGTCTATGGACCTATTGCTGACAAACATAATAGAATACGAAAAGAAAACTGATGTAATGTTTTTTATCTACCGTCAAACAATTTAGGAGTTGTGCATATTAAATCAATGTAAGACTTTGCTAGTGCTGATGGAAAATACTGAGGCAGAGTGTGAAACTCAAGCACAAAGCTTTGAATCAACTGCCATGTTTCAATTAAAGTGAAGTGTCACATATATCAGTCAATATCGGTGGAAGCTTGGCTGTAAGGTACAGAGACATAGACTGTCTACAGTGTGAAGACTGCAAAGAGATGTGATAAAACTTTCATGATTGACAATGAGTTCGTCTTATATGGAAGTTATCACTAATAGTGAGATATGTATAGAACAAGGGAGGAATTCCATCACTCGAAGGCATCCCTATctgaataaattattattcCTTTGACATTTTAATAGAATGTCCCAAACAACGCCGTACTCCCAGTTAAAGAATGAAAGTTATATCAGAAGAACTCTAGATTGACATTCACAGACACTGCCAggaagaaaatgaaaaaataaatacgcaccaaaataaatcacaaaattTGGCATTGCTGACACGCGGAGACAAGTTGGCCATCAAAACATTGTGTTTCCACGTTGTGTAGGTACCCTTTAGTCATTGAGTAATCGATCAACGAGAAACTTCATATCTATGAGGAGGCTTCAAGAATGAAGAACTGTACGAAAAGTCACATGTGGTTGTCATGGCTTTCACCCCAAAGGGTAAGCTCTTGTTAGGCGTGTGACAATCAGCTGGGTTGTTGTGTGCAGTCAAACTAAATGCAATCCCTTCGCAGCTATGAGTAATCATGATTTCAAAGCATCTGTTCATGGTTCACCAAGTTACATAAAGGCTAACAAACGCTTATAAGAATGTCACATGCCAACTCCTTTCGACTAACTGAATAGCAAATACTATAGATGCTTTACCTTAAGACTTTATGAAAATACGTATTCTGGTGTAATGCAAACTTATTTTATGTTGAAAGAAAAGTTGAAGATTGCCTATAAACAGAACTTCTGTGTAACTGATAAATGAATTGAATTTTAATTTATCTACAAAAGAACATTTCCACATTAACcaagttaaatttttttaatgcaATCATAGAGTTACGCCTCCAATTCATATTTCAAGGGTGCAGCTAATCTACCAGCCAAAACAGCTGTTAAATTTTGCAACTATTATAAATTGTAGCATACAGGTTGACCATTTTTCACTCTTCTGTTATTGGCTGTCAATATTGTGTGCTGGCAGCAAGAGCTGTGCAGCAACGGGCTAGCAACAACCTAGCGAACAAAGACCATATGAGCTTATATAATGGTCGTTATAGGGACAAGTACGCATTATTTTAAAGAGAGTACGCGAGAGCATACTCAATTTTCAAAAAGTTTTGTTGTGCATGACACAATTGTAATTCGCTGCGCTACTGTTCTTCCATGTTTGAGCTAGTTTTAAAAGGCGCATAAAAccaaatacattcataagctgCATTCACACCACCCTACTGGCCGAAAATCGCCAAGCATAAAAAGAGCAAACGGGCCCAAAACTGATTTTGCACAGAAAGAAGTTTTATCAGGTTATGACAGACTACTGTACGGTTCTAGATCGATTTTCACTTAGAGTAGCCAATTTCACAGCCAATCACACATTGTCATTTAAAGTGAAcgccatttttgtttttatatttgtgcACATCTCTTGTCATGGCTACAAATGGGAGAAATTCTGTTGATAACACTCTAGAAGAGTGCTATCAACAGAGTCGTTGCTTCTGTTCAACTATTATAGCAGAGTATGCAATGAAGCAGCCGATATTATCtggtataataatattatctaATACTATTAGTAGTCAGTACTATCTTCACAGCCAATGGAACAGTCAAGGTTCAATGGTTAGTGCGCCGGAATATAATCAGTAGGTCAGTAGTTCGAACCCAACTACAGGAGGACATCAAACTACAATTGCTCCTGCGCTATATCACAGATGGTGCAAATGGCCGCAGTATAATCAATTCCAAGACAAATCCGGTTTGGAATAATGTGCGACACACGCAGCAAAGAGGGAATAAATCCTGAtgattaaaattaaactgattgcCATATTTTTGTCTTTGCATTGCTGATTGTGTTTTTACGATACCAACCAGTTATTGGTGTCTCCACGCTTTTCGCCTATTCCTTGTACTGTTTCTGATTACCAAGGACATCGTTGCTATGGTGATTAGATAAATACTGTTAACAAAAGATCGTCCCCCCTCTAGTTGTCCATTATTAGTGATGAACTTGGCAGTGCAAATTAATTAGTAAACAAACTAAATGCGCCACAAGAAATTTTGTAGGAAACAAAATGAGAAGCATGACTTGCTAAAAATTGATCAGCTATTTGCACTGGAAATAAAAACTGACAAAATCGCCCACTCTCAGTCCAAACCTGTCCGATATGCAAACAGAAAAACCTGACCGATGAAATCGTTCAGAAATCGGCCACAaaagctatagtaacagtggtGCTTAGCATTCTGACGATTGATTTTTTTCTGCACACTTGTCTCTAAAACCATggcaaaaacaacaaaataattcatcgatatatatatgtaatctAGCCATTGTTACTCATCGTATCGATTTGTGGATAATTTTTTGCTGACCACTTTTCCTTATTAGTTTTACGAATATTAAAAACACCATATTTGTGTTATGTCACAATAGTGAAGGTGAAACATatcaatcttttttttaaaactaattctCCTGTAGAGTGGGGACTCAGAAAAAATTTTAGGCAAAGGAGTTCAGTAGCTGATTGGAAAActtataaaagtatatacatatagatgacTCATAAACAGCCTTCATCCAAATTACAGTTCCAAATACAAGtagttacaataaaaaaatcaagTTAGCAATGgctaacaaaagttttactaaccaGGTCCTAGCGCCACGAATAGCTGTGCTACTGCGCCCACGGGTCATCATTGCACTTTTTTTTTGTATTCCTGTTATATACCATTTTTTGGAATAAGACAAACTAAGCCTATAAACAATTTAGCTGTGTTCAAGCCACTCGTATTATATGAAAAGTTGATTCAATCAgccaatcagacagagaaactAATTCGAGTAGCCAATGAGCAAATAATTAGTTAACCAACTAGTTTGGGTAGCCTATTAAGTCTCGACTAACCTGTTGAAATTTTCCTCTGACCTTGTCCAAGTCATCAGTTAAATTGCTCTGAGATGGATCTAAAATGGAACTTCCTAGAGAAGTATCTTTGAGTAATTTGTCGAGAGCTGCCAGAACTGTCATTGCTCTATGAGATAATCAATAAATAGTGCATGAGTATATGATATTGACCAGTAAAAGCAGGTTGGAGTAAATAAGGTGTGCTAAAGATGAGTTTACACAACATTTCAGttaatttatcagaaagtatcggtacaTTTTCATCATTTGTCAtggtttttttatgtttgaggtggtctgactgccaggatgtttttagaTCAAAGTGGACAAAGCTTCAtcgctgttaaaatgctcagatctaGCAAGGGCGCAGTTATGgggtctatagttgcaaagaaatTGACAGAAAAGAGATGCATAATGCGGCAACTTGAACACaaaagctgatatcaactatcgtaGAGATAGCAACTTGTGACGTCATTTTGCACATGTTTTCCTTTTGAgagttttaaccgcgatcaagttttgtaaattttaatcttgaaatgcccaggcagtcagatcacctcacacatcaaaaacaattgcaagtgCTTCGAATAGGTGATAAGATTGTTGTCCAAAAAGCACGATGATTAAAACATGTCCATAAAACATTGATCTAAAAAAATCCGTACAAACTGCATGCACCTCTATAAAATCATTCACGATAAGTGCAGAAACTTCTGCTTCATATTCAAAGACCGATAGGCTGTGTGACTGAAGGATGTTATACTAAAAAAACTCTTGGTAATTACCAGTTCTGCTGTTACACAGTTTTATTACATCATGTCCAATTCTTAAGTTATCCATCGATCCAAAGATATAAAATCAGCTGATTTGTCTGTGACTACAGCCTATCAAAACTTTACCAGGCTCACTCTCATAAAGCTATAAACTCATAATTTCACCATACAACGCTAGTTTCCAGCATAAGACAGAGACTCATTCCGAGCATAAAACAATCGAGTTTTAGAAGGAAGGAATCATGGTCTCACCTTATAATAAGAACTGATCTAGAGAACCGAATGATTACTCTGTAAGTATATAATGATAAGTCAGACGACAATcaatactaaattataataagGGGAACTTAATCTAAGGTAGTACTAGCTCTTTATAACTAATATCTATGAACAGACCTTCTTCCAGAAGAAGTTTGAGATAGCTCTGTTTTCTTCTCATCATCCATCCAATTGAGGAGAGTTTCCACAAAACCTTCGTAAAAAGCGACCTATAAAAAGATCTCAGAGACTATCATGCAATTTTACACAACAAAAAAGTTGGGAGGAATAACTTTTGATAGATTAAATAGATTACTGAAGTGCCTCAATTTTAATTAATCAAGTCAAACATTGACACATGAGTGCCCAACGTATAAGACAATCGAGAGGCgaataaaattttgagcaaGTCTCTGTTTTAAGATACAAGAAGCCTTTGAGATAACAGCTGGTTCTTGATGGCTGTGAAATGGCCAATATGCGACAGGCCACTTTCAAGATCAGCATCCCTCAGGCTTTCTAgtcgaatcagtttgaaaaagttttaaaaaggtcgGTTTACAGTTATACTATGAACAAGACAAAAAGCATCCAGCTAAAAACAGATAATCAAAATTAggacaaaaacaaaatttacgTTAGgtttagtaaaagtttaaaacttatgtagctttaagtgtgtgtttagctaaattcatataagttaaattcaacatttatgttatgttatgtaGCGTCACAAGAGTCGTGTGCACAGTAAACATAAGAATAGTCTGAAAAACCTGAATGCACCTTTTGTATGAACTTTTGTATTTTGAAAGAGTCTGCTCactaaatacaaaaacaaattttgagGTTACAATATCAAATTTGGCGGTTTTCCAAAGCTGTTTCGACTCAATATAgctaaaattttgaaacataTTTAAATCACCTAAAAAGGAAACATATTCAAGCTGAAAGCTCAGAATTTACCCAAAAATAAACTCGCAAAAGTTCAACTCATAAAGAATTCAGCCCAAAAAGAATTCAACATGAGATGATGCATTGAGAATAACGATAGCCGAAAAGACCTGGATGCACCGATGAAAAAGATGAGAAGTTAAAGAAGAATCGGGCATTTCGATAGAAAATTCTTCTCatgcttaaagaatagagaaagcataatattattttgctttattatttatcttgaggtgttgactgatgttcgaaaaaaagaatcaaggagattgaccaaccagaagctgagatatagacagccaaacacaggtctaccaaaaaacaaaagtgttttggtaatcatcaatatatgacgtatgaaatcgacttgtgtgccattggtcaattaagccaactaatgcgctcccctataacaatcacggcattttatttggtttaatccctggaagtatagaacaatccaattgggcctaacaatcattgctctgataattccgaaccagtccctttgacgtgtagattagttttagcatgaaataattacacgcgTCTATTATGTTGCAACCTTTCGCtatatcttgctagttcagcccagttttgttgttctcccacttagcttccctattcagactcatcattagtgctgttcagatttttttatctatagctaataaatggaatcaattaaatcaatcatcaatctcggttattatttataattttctatAAATTATACTAGTTACATCATAtattctatacacagttatattattattttgtataatatgcattatgattattatattaatcataaaaataataatagataagataatagataaatagaaaaaatcaaatcaaaagttatcgttttcttttcttacagcaagagcagcacggtcaagttattctttttaaaattatggctgtagtgaacttacagtctgttaatagtgacgataatcatgaaaatcaactgaatgctgcagtaggtacacagtagaaaaatgacgaatgaacaaaaattcacattcccatttcttattctaaacaaactgcacatgcggatgtcgcatatagactatacacgcgccattcgttgaacagaggctcttcggagcatatccgtcgagatcgagttaaaatttgaagcacaatagtcaaaatctgctcttctgttttgaaaaatcatggccaGGGGTTGTGGGCagatgcctttaccacacaatgtttgtttgattttcttgagaaaccagagctactctgtaaattctttactatcgcgaaaagcgtttcacatctcgtagcttAAAaccatcattatacgtaacggcggaaagggtgcgcaactccggcacatgaccaataagtcgatttcatacgtcaaaattctcgggattttcgaagggttttcctctgattcgttattaggtagacctgtgtttggctggctatatctcagcttctagtgggtcaatctccttgattcttttttagaacatcggtcaacacctcaagataactaataaagcataattatattatgctttctctattatTTAACACTGTGAAGTTGCTGTGAAATCAGAAAGCTCAATAATCTAATATGTGCTGTTAGGCTGTATGTCCCATGAACAACCAAATAACACATTCTGCTGGGAAAACGAGATAGACATCATTTTCAGTAGAAGTTTATAAAGCTGCTgcctagtaacaataaaaaaggaTACGAACGTTGTCAAGGCCAAAATATTGTCGccaagatattcatcaattaaTTACGatatgaaacaattatctgaaaggcatttatttttgctacaagcTAAACAAATACATAATCGCAATTCCATcaaaaaaagtaaaatgcaaAAACCAGTTGGCAAGCGGTTCCCCTTTCCAAGCCAAggaataaaactttatttgatatCGCGGTTATCAATGATCTTTTGACTGGtcaatacaataataattaacgtgatagtagtgatgtcaactttaaaaaactcGAATATATGGACAAAAGTTATGGTTATGATAGCTTGGACAATATATTGTGATGTtgggaatatttaaaaaatgccTTATAATAGCATATACAATACAGGCAATATCCGTGCTACTACCTCTAATACACCAGTTACTATTACTGAGAGATCAGAATACAGAACATATGTAATCACACAGGCTTTTAACGGTTCAAAAAATACTACTGATTTAGATGGTGACAAGCCTTCTTCGCTCTAAATTTTTCCCTCTCACTCTGGACCCAACTTCACATCACCTGCTGATACTCTACCGTTAGAGTATTTTGATTGCTTCCTACTGAGCAAAGTGAAAGTAATTTGTAGGAACTTCTAGTAGCAAAATCCAACAAGTATTACGAGTATACCTGTGCAAAGATGAGAGTTCTACAACCACAGTCTAAACTGCAATTATGGGAAAGAGCTACAGTGGAGCGGTGAAGGGCAGTTATTAGACTTCGTCTTAACAGGTTTGTGAAAAGCTCCAAACATAATAACTTAAACTGATAAAAAGCATCACATTCAAAACTATTCAGTAAATTTCAGTTCAAGTCATGTGTGTTCAAATAATACCacttttattgaatttttagcaaaaaatgaTTTTCAGTAATTTTTGAGAGACTTTTACAAGGCGAAAGGGTTAAGATAACACTATATGAAAGACCAATTTATCTGTAAATATAAACCCCTCAATTGTTTCCTTCAGTCGAAGTACCAAACTTACCTCTTGCACATGTTCGCTTCCTTTTGTGATACCAAGCTGACATCCGTCATGGTAGTTGTTGTCTCTGGCCATCTTTTCACCATCTTTCAGACCCTCTTTATATCGGCTACAAAACCAAAACTGTTGAAATGTGTTCATATGACAGTATATGGTAGGCATATGACAGTAGATGTAGGCATATGACAGTATATGTAGGCATATTACAGTATATGTAGGCATATGACAGTATAAGTAGGCATATAACAGTATATGTAGGCATATGTAAGTATATGCAGTCATATGACAATATATGTAGGCATATGGCAATTTATGTAGGCATATGACAGTGCATGTAGGCATATGATAGTATATGTAGCCGTATGACAGCATATGTGGCATATGACATTATATGTAGGCATATGACAGTAAATGTAGACATATGGCAGTATAAGCATATGACAGTATATGTAGGCATATGACAGTACATGTAGGCATATGACAGTATATGTAAGCATTTGACAGTATATGTAGGCAAAAGACAGTATATGTAGGCAAAagacagtatatatataggcaTATGACAGTATATATAGGCATATGACAGTATATGTAGGCATATGACATTATATGCAGGCATATGAcagtatatgtatgcatatggaAGTATATGCAGGCATATGACAATATATGTAGGCATATGGCAATTTATGTAGGCATATGACAGTGCATGTAGGCATATGATAATATATGTAGGCATCTGACAGCATATGTAAGCATATGACAGTATATGTAGGCATTTGACAGTATATGTAGGTATATGACAGTATATATAGGCATATGACAGTATATGTAGGCATATGACAGTATATGTAGGCATATGatagtatatgtatgtatatgacaGTATATGTAGGCACATGGCAGCATATGTAGGCATATGACAGTATATGTAGGCATTTGACAGTATATGTAGGTATATGacagtatatatagtgtagGCATATGACAGTATATGTAGGCATATGACAGAATATGTAGGCAAATGACAGTATATGTAGGTATAtgacagtatatatagtataggcATATGGCAGTATATGTAGGCATATGACAGTATATGTAGGCATATGacagtatatgtatgtatatgacagtatatgtaggcatatgacagtatatgtaggcatatgacagtatatgtatgtatatgacaGTATATGTAGGCACATGACAGCATATGTAGGCATATGACAGTATATGTAGGCATTTGACAGTATATGTAGGTATATGacagtatatatagtgtagGCATATGACAGTATATGTAGGCATATGACAGTATATGTAGGCATATGACAGTATATGTAGGTATATGACAGTATATGTATTGTAGGCATATGGCAGTATATGTAGGCATATGACAGTATATGTAGGCATATGACAGTATATGTAGGCATATGACAGTATATGTAGGCATATGACAGTATATGTAGGCATATGACAGTATACATTGTATGTAGGCATATTTTTATAGACCATTGTTGAAGCACGCTTTCCTACTTGATAGCCTTGGATATTTAGAAATGAAAAGAAGGGTGACCGATTTAATCACATTTTAACCTCCTTTATTGTCACTCTAATGCAGCGGACACGCTAAATATATAAGTGTACATGTTGTTCATGAAAGTTCTGATGCAATGCTTAATTAAACTAGCAACAGTCTTGAAGTCCGATTAAAATACTTCAACAAAACTGTTTTAACTAAGACTATTACGCGTTTAAGGATTGCGTGTAAACTTTCAACAACATGTACATCTACACATATATTTAGCATGTCTGGTGCCTTAATGTATTGTAGATTCTACAAGATATGACAATTTATATATCTTGACAGTATCAGCTATCATGCTATTGCTggttgtgcttttgatttaaaaagaaaacaagatGTGTGTCTCAGAAAAAAATACCAGCAAATAAAGGCCAAAGTAGGAGTACAGACAGTGATGAAATTTCAGAATGCCGATGGTCTAATTTAAGAAAACAGTCGCAGCGTGAAACAAACAAAGATTTGGTTGCCTGCTCTGTTGCTGTAGATGAAAGTACTTACATGATTGATACTGCATAACTAGCCATTTCTACTTTTAGAGTAGACTTCGAAGCGCAGTAAGAGCTTGGAAGACTTGAGAGCATTATATTTATGAATGGATTAACAACTGgaaacaaaatttttgaaaacatgtCAAAGTACAGCTAGCATAAAACTGCTTTAGAACAAACTGggagttacaactgatgaagcACGAGTTATGAACAGGGAAAAAGTCGACTGGTAGGAACAATGCAAGTGAAGATGTAGTTACTACCATATCAGCAGACCATAGATCAAAAAGTATAATAGAAAACAGTAGTTGGAATTTGGGACCACCTAGTAATTTGTATGTTCAGTGTCATTCATGTCAGGAACCCACTTTCTTCAAAACATAGATACTAGAGAAAGGCGGGCTAGGTTGGCAATGGGGGTAAGTTGGCActcgacacttttcaaaaaactttcCAAGCTTAGGAGCTACCGTAATTGAACACCAGGGAGCTCCATTTTCTAACCCTTCCTATATGGTGCAGGTCAATtggaggtagcgttcaaatagcAGCGGGCGTTGtattttcaaatggctcgtcagaatttcagcaagataaatttagccctttcaCGGGCGAAgagaatgtcgcctatatttggCCCTCTTCTTTTGGTGAGCTATATTAAACCCTTTGGATGCAGACCAGTTTTTGGTTTATCCTCTGATAAGCTCAAAGAAAGAACGTTGAGTGATATGGATATGACGCTTACTCGATCTGTAGGAGACATTAAGGGCTGCAGAGGTAACAAAGCTACAACTAAGCAAATTAGCTGATGGAGACAAGGTAAATGATATATTGCCATAATAAAAAAGGTTAGGTTAGGCTAATTTTGCGCTATATATCTAATAcaatttatgcttttgttgttatttattaaatagccatAGCTAATGGTTAAATAAACTAGGTTTATAAGGCAACAGTTcattacatactatgagagtgaataaaccacactTGTTATAGCTTGTGTTATGATTCATACAGGTAACTATTTTTACTGTTATACTTTAATTGTTGTATCTACATGTTAACTGATTACACACTATAAGAGTGAATAAACCCCATTTGTTATAGCTTGCGTTGTTATTCATACAGAAACATAACATAAGTTATTGGTGATGAGGACAGGATATTCTTGAGCAGTACCACAGAGAAAATTACAAGAAAATAACCCAAAAACCTATGCAACATCCTCAGTATATACAAGCATGTCTTCGGAAGTGGATAAGCTAACTGAAGCATTTATggttcaaaacaaaaatatggaaAAGCAACAAAAATCCCATCTGGAAGAAAATAAGAAACTTATGGAACTACTGGTGAAAGGTCAAACTGAGGGAGCAGCTAAGCTAGCGCCATCAGCAGCTTTACCCAAGTTTTCAACATCCAGCCACAGAACTATTCACTGATTACATGAATTGATAATACACTTTTGTAGCAACTCCCTCGATACCTAAGGAGAGCAAAATTAATGTGTTCTTAATTAATCAGTCACCTGTTATCTACAATGAAATCAGCAACATGGCTGGCCAACTGGAGACTACAAAACTTATAAATTACGTTACCATGGAAGAAATAGATAATTTCCTAAAAGAACGATATGATCTTACACAATTTATAGTACGTGCGCGTTATAAATTCTAGAGTACTATTAAAAGAACACATGGAGaaactattcattaaataacgAATAGAATTACACAGGAAGAGACCACACATGAATTTTCTAATATCAATGATCCATTAGATGAAGCTATGAGAGCGCAGTTTGTCTGCTCAGTAAAAAATGAGGCAGATCTCAAAGCACTGTTCAGAGTAAAAGAAAATGAGCAATCCTTTAAAAGAGCTATTGAAATCGCAACTGAAACAGAGGATGCAGCCAAGGTAGCTGTATATGGAGAGCAACAAAGTGTCAACCAGGTACAACTAGATCATAGAACTAAGACGCCAACAGGAACTTCaaactacaa from Watersipora subatra chromosome 2, tzWatSuba1.1, whole genome shotgun sequence encodes:
- the LOC137387861 gene encoding protein LTO1 homolog — protein: MAKGSDNDVNIAFDALFVAEDSRYKEGLKDGEKMARDNNYHDGCQLGITKGSEHVQEVAFYEGFVETLLNWMDDEKKTELSQTSSGRRAMTVLAALDKLLKDTSLGSSILDPSQSNLTDDLDKVRGKFQQVMSLLKFDVSFGVPNSISF